A genome region from Panicum virgatum strain AP13 chromosome 4K, P.virgatum_v5, whole genome shotgun sequence includes the following:
- the LOC120703648 gene encoding phosphoenolpyruvate carboxylase 1 — protein sequence MASAERHHSIDAQVRQLAPGKVSEDDKLVEYDVLLMDRFLDILENLHGPAIREFVQECYELAAEYEGKRDAAKLKELGSRLAALAPADAILVAGSIQHMLNLANLAEELQIANRRRNKLKSGDFSDEGSATTESNIDETIKRLVDLGKSKEEVFEALKNQSVDLVLTAHPTQSVRRSLLQKHARIRNCLNQLNAKDVTDDEKKEIDEALHREIQAAFRTDEIRRAQPTPQDEMRYGMSYIHETIWKGVPKFLRRVDTALKNIGIDERLPYNVPLIQFCSWMGGDRDGNPRVTPEVTRDVCLLSRMMAANLYFSGLEELMFELSMWRCNDELRARAQEIHSAPKKAAKHYIEFWKQIPLSEPYRVVLGNVRDKLYNTRERARQLLANEFTDIPEELVFKNVQEFVEPLELCYKSLCECGDKTIADGSLLDFLRQVSAFGLSLVKLDIRQESERHTDVIDAITTHIGIGSYRSWPEEKRQEWLLSELRGKRPLLAPDMPQTEEIADVLGCFRVLAELPRDSFGPYIISMATAPSDVLAVELLQRECHIREPLPVVPLFERLADLQNAPASMERLFSVDWYLQRINGKQQVMIGYSDSGKDAGRLSAAWQLYRAQEELAQVAKRYGVKLTMFHGRGGTVGRGGGPSHLAILSQPPDTINGSIRVTIQGEVIEHSFGEEHLCFRTLERFTSATLEHGMHPPVSPKPEWRKLMDEMAVVATEEYRSVVMKEPRFVEYFRSATPETEYGKMNIGSRPAKRKPQGGITSLRAIPWIFSWTQTRFHLPVWLGVGAAFQSAIKKDSKNIQKLKEMYKEWPFFRVTIDLLEMVFAKGDPSIAGLYDELLVADELKPFGEQLRNKYLETQQLLLQIAGHKEILEGDPYLKQGLRLRNPYITTLNVFQAYTLKLMRDPSFQVKKQPPLSKEFADEKKPAGLVELNPASEYAPGLEDTLILTMKGIAAGMQNTG from the exons ATGGCGTCCGCCGAGCGCCACCACTCCATCGACGCGCAGGTCCGGCAGCTGGCCCCCGGCAAGGTCTCCGAGGATGACAAGCTCGTCGAGTACGACGTCCTCCTCATGGACCGCTTCCTCGACATCCTCGAGAACCTCCACGGCCCCGCCATCCGCGAATTC GTCCAGGAGTGCTACGAGCTGGCGGCGGAGTACGAGGGCAAGCGCGACGCCgcgaagctcaaggagctcggGTCCAGGCTCGCGGCTCTGGCCCCCGCCGACGCCATCCTCGTCGCGGGCTCCATCCAGCACATGCTCAACCTCGCCAACCTCGCCGAGGAGTTGCAGATCGCCAACCGCCGCCGGAACAAGCTCAAGAGCGGGGACTTCTCCGACGAGGGCTCCGCCACCACCGAGTCCAACATCGACGAGACCATCAAGCGCCTCGTCGACCTCGGCAAGTCCAAGGAGGAGGTGTTCGAGGCGCTCAAGAACCAGTCCGTCGACCTCGTCCTCACCGCGCACCCCACGCAGTCCGTCCGGAGGTCGCTCCTCCAGAAGCACGCCAGGATCCGGAACTGCCTCAACCAGCTGAATGCCAAGGACGTCACGGACGACGAAAAgaaggagatcgacgaggctcTTCACAGGGAG ATCCAAGCAGCCTTCAGAACAGATGAGATCCGGAGAGCCCAGCCGACCCCGCAGGACGAAATGCGTTACGGGATGAGCTACATCCACGAGACCATATGGAAGGGCGTCCCCAAGTTTCTGCGTCGTGTGGACACTGCTCTGAAGAACATCGGGATCGACGAGCGTCTCCCCTACAATGTCCCTCTCATCCAGTTTTGTTCTTGGATGGGTGGCGACCGTGATG GAAACCCAAGAGTTACGCCGGAGGTGACAAGGGATGTGTGCTTGCTGTCACGGATGATGGCTGCAAACTTGTACTTCTCTGGGCTAGAAGAACTCATGTTTGAG CTCTCTATGTGGCGCTGCAACGATGAACTCCGTGCTCGTGCTCAAGAAATACACAGCGCTCCAAAGAAAGCTGCCAAGCACTACATAG AGTTCTGGAAGCAAATTCCTCTAAGTGAGCCGTATCGCGTGGTGCTTGGTAACGTGAGGGACAAACTGTACAACACACGCGAGCGTGCGCGCCAACTGCTGGCCAATGAATTTACTGACATTCCGGAGGAATTGGTCTTTAAAAACGTTCAGGAG TTCGTGGAGCCCCTCGAGCTTTGCTACAAATCGCTGTGCGAGTGCGGCGACAAGACCATCGCCGACGGGAGCCTGCTGGACTTCCTCCGGCAGGTCTCCGCCTTCGGGCTGTCCCTGGTGAAGCTGGACATCCGGCAGGAGTCGGAGCGGCACACCGACGTGATCGACGCCATCACCACGCACATCGGCATCGGCTCCTACCGCTCCTGGCCCGAGGAGAAGCGCCAGGAGTGGCTGCTGTCGGAGCTCCGCGGCAAGCGGCCGCTGCTCGCGCCGGACATGCCCCAGACGGAGGAGATCGCCGACGTGCTCGGCTGCTTCCGCGTGCTCGCCGAGCTGCCCCGCGACAGCTTCGGCCCCTACATCATCTCCATGGCCACCGCACCGTCGGACGtgctcgccgtcgagctcctgcAGCGCGAGTGCCACATACGCGAGCCGCTGCCCGTGGTGCCGCTCTTCGAGCGGCTCGCCGACCTGCAGAACGCGCCGGCGTCCATGGAGCGCCTCTTCTCCGTGGACTGGTACCTGCAGCGGATCAACGGCAAGCAGCAGGTCATGATCGGCTACTCCGACTCCGGCAAGGACGCCGGGCGCCTGTCGGCGGCGTGGCAGCTGTACCGGGCGCAGGAGGAGCTCGCGCAGGTGGCCAAGCGCTACGGCGTGAAGCTGACCATGTtccacggccgcggcggcaccgtcggcaggggcggcgggccGTCGCACCTGGCCATCCTGTCGCAGCCGCCGGACACCATCAACGGGTCCATCCGGGTGACGATCCAGGGCGAGGTCATCGAGCACTCGTTCGGCGAGGAGCACCTCTGCTTCCGGACGCTGGAGCGGTTCACGTCGGCGACGCTGGAGCACGGCATGCACCCGCCGGTGTCCCCCAAGCCCGAGTGGCGCAAGCTCATGGACGAGATGGCCGTCGTGGCCACGGAGGAGTACCGCTCCGTCGTCATGAAAGAGCCGCGCTTCGTCGAGTACTTCCGATCG GCTACGCCTGAGACGGAGTACGGCAAGATGAACATCGGCAGCCGGCCGGCGAAGAGGAAGCCCCAGGGCGGCATCACGTCGCTCCGCGCGATCCCCTGGATCTTCTCGTGGACGCAGACGAGGTTCCACCTCCCCGTGTggctcggcgtcggcgccgcgTTCCAGTCCGCCATTAAGAAGGACAGCAAGAACATCCAGAAGCTCAAGGAGATGTACAAGGAGTGGCCCTTCTTCAGGGTCACCATTGACCTGCTGGAGATGGTCTTCGCCAAGGGGGACCCCAGCATCGCCGGCTTGTACGACGAGCTGCTCGTCGCCGACGAGCTCAAGCCCTTCGGGGAGCAGCTGAGGAACAAGTACCTGGAGACGCAGCAGCTTCTCCTGCAG ATCGCTGGGCACAAGGAAATCCTGGAAGGCGATCCCTACCTGAAGCAGGGGCTCCGGCTGCGCAACCCCTACATCACGACGCTCAACGTGTTCCAGGCCTACACCCTGAAGCTGATGAGGGACCCGAGCTTCCAGGTGAAGAAGCAGCCGCCGCTGTCCAAGGAGTTCGCCGACGAGAAGAAGCCCGCCGGGCTGGTGGAGCTCAACCCGGCCAGCGAGTACGCGCCGGGCCTCGAGGACACGCTCATCCTCACCATGAAGGGTATCGCCGCCGGCATGCAGAACACCGGCTAG